The DNA region aaatatttaaaactttaatttatgTAACATGGTTCGGAAATGGTAAACTTTTTGGCACTCAATGGATTGGAAGCGATTTATGACTATCCACgttatattttttggttttgggtGTTTGGAATATATAAAAAAGCCCTTAAGGAATATATATAAAGCCCTTAAGGGGTGGAAGATTGtacacgctccatacaaaaaaaatgtatggagaagtGTCCACAAAAGGGGGCGGCGTTggtatgaaatttcaaaaaaagtgtccttCGTTGTTTACGGATGGCCCCTAACAATATTCAACAAATAGagttaattttcaaatattagaatatatatttaaaatattgctgaaattatcgatatgattttatatttatacCATAAAGTAATGTCTACAATGGCATTTACAACAACATGTTAAActattttatcaataaaattatttcaaaataggtttggtaatttgtacaattttttaagaACAACACCAAAAACTTACTTGCTGGTTGTGTTGCTTTAAGAAAGTTATCTTAGGTAAAATGTGAGAAATTTGGCATTAAattgttaatttaaaattgttaggTTTTATTTTCGATACCTTAACAAAGACAGCTTTGACAAACCAAAGTAGTGTCacgcaaaacaataaaaaataaatttatttacaacTATTTCCTAGCGCATGGAAAAGCTGCTCCAAATCTACCAGACCTGCACGATCACCCTGAAGGCATCGGCCGTCGTACGTCGGGCGGTCCTGTCCGCGACCGAGTACGACGAGTCCAATATGGAGAAAACCGTCGCCGAGATGAAACTGGTCATCATGTTCACCTGTGAGTCACTTCAATATTTGACTAgttgaatttttgtaattgtaatgATTGTTTTTGCTGCAGTAATCTTCACCCTGGAAGCCCTGGTAGTGGCGGGAGCTGTTCGAAAAATACGAAGAGAACAGCAGGAACCACAATACTACATAGACGTCGTCTAGGAGTCCTTTCGCCGTCCGAACCGTGGAGATCCTCCACGAGATTGTGTGTCAAAGTTTCCGGCCGAAAGAGGAGCAGTTATTCCTGGAGTGTCCTTCCGTTGTGTGTGACCCATACTTTTGTGGACTGAGGAGGCAGAAGATGCAGTGCAGTAGTAAATCCTTACAACTTACTAACTTATCTCCGTTTTTTCGTCCTGACAATATATACACATTATATATATTTACATTGTAACATTTATACGGCTCGACCCCCCAAAACTTATGCGCAGACAAGCAAGAATACAAACCCCGTAGAATGCTTTCCAGGTCAATTTAGTGGGGACACACCCGCGCGCGTGTCCAGTAGAAATTTATAGCGGTACAACTACAATAGTGATAACGTTTAACAATTTTCGCCAATTCCGAAATGAacgcttgatttaaaaaaaaaactaacaaacaCACCTCGTTTCACTCTATCATCGCGGAACCAATTAATAAATCATTCCGAAATCCGAAACCGCGTCCATTCAATCAGGCTCCGGGACGGGGCAAACAAAACGAATACAGATATCAATCGAAGCGAATGCCATATAAATGGTTCCGTCATATCTGGGCGCTGTAATCATGCCATTGGTGGACGCGTTGTTGCCTCAAAGCTGAATGGTGAGTAGAGATTTCGTCCGCCGGAGTCTGTGACGGTAGCCATAAGCGATTGTTTTACCACAATTTGGACATCGGTCGAAATTTGATTCAACTTATACGGTTCGGGGGGAATATCACAGGCAAAGAGATCTTTCTAAGGTTTTCCAGCTTCAGCTATAATTCTTGTTTTTTGGTATTCCTTACTAACGTTACCAtgctttctttgaaaataatttgtttacaatatatttttaatttttttttattattcccgTTTCATTTATCTCTGACTAAACCTTGCCAGCGACCTTTGCGACTTTCTTTAACCCCATATCTATgctattttttctgtgttcagTTCAGTTTCTGCTACCATACCCCCAAACAACCCGAGACCTGAACCTGAAAGGAGTGGTGCCCGTTCCACCTGACTTTTTGGGGCACACTCCGGTTTGGATGAAGTGCATAAACGTCGCACGTTCCATTTGGCCTCGCCCGAATAGCGCTCCAACCCGGGTTGTTGTGCCACCGACCACAGATTAATTACGATAAGATCCATTATCATCGAGTTCTCTCCCTCGTggtctttatttttttgtctggtTGAGGTCTTTCAATCGTTGGatctcttttgaaaaaaagaatagaGATAGATGAAAAAAGCTGAAAAGATTGAGCGCGAATATAACCTGCACCAAACAATAATATCCAGTTTTCGGGCTCACGCGCCCATTCGGTAATCAATCACCGCTGACAAGAGAAATATGTTAGAAATCATAAAGTAATTATGATATAGTTTTGACATAAGTATTTTGGTCGgggtagtgtgtgtgtgtcagtGGGTAAGAGGTAGCAGTATGTGGAGCAAACTGAGCGAAATCTGGTCAGGTCACACGGTGGAAAAGGACAAACTTATAATTAAATGGTATAAACAATGACATTTAATCCAAAATTATCGGAAATGTCAAATGCATATTTATTGGGGTTTTTtgtaatcaaaataaaaaaaatattgaaccaCCTTGTATTGATATATAGTTTTCTAATAAGTGTTAAAATCTCATAACAGTACAGCCAGATAGTAAAAATTTACTGTTAAATGGAATAAATATCCATAAATCAATTCAATTACattcaaaaacaaaccaaacccaaacccaaacccaaacccaagcccaaacccaaacccaaacccaaacccaaacccaaacccaaacccaaacccaaacccaaacccaaacccaaacccaaacccaaacccaaacccaaacccaaacccaaacccaaacccaaaccctaACCctaacccaaacccaaacccaaacccaaacccaaacccaaacccaaacccaaacccaaacccaaacccaaacccaaacccaaacccaaacccaaacccaaacccaaacccaaacccaaacccaaacccaaacccaaacccaaacccaaacccaaacccaaaaccaaaaccaaaacaatacttatTCTATACGCATTTCCGTGTGACATCACTCCGTGTGAGCGTTATGTGTAACGTGACAGAAAAATGTatgattgatgattttttttttaaatggcaaaacggaaactaaacaaaaattacagccctaattgaatttgcaatagaactgcttcgattttttgataaagtgcaccctGTTGGAGttaaagtaacttttgtttTGGGTTATAATTTAtggaaatttcaacattttccgTTTTATGATGGAATGCCacctctgaaaaatatttttaaaaatctgagaaAACTTGACCGAGACACGTAGCCCAGTGATAACACTTCCGCCTCGTaaacggtagatcggggttcaaatcccggctcggaccaacacaactggtgaccTTTTCCCTCCTGgtttcgattgcttagtaaagggaaggtagtgtatcgtcacaaactggaccttatcaagacaacctatggaatgttaacattaaccttaacaagttaacattaagttgattaataaactgtcactgaatccgctttttaaatgccggccccgatactcttcacgggtgttcccctcaggaacagggaattttcttttttagaaaaCTTCCTATTATTTTTCTAAggcttatttttcaattttcttttttttattcttaacttattttttttacaattttctttcTGAGACTTCAAAAATTGgacaattagtttctgagatatacccttacaaaaaaaaaatcgagtcgATTTCAGAATGGTTGAGAACTTGAAGGC from Culex quinquefasciatus strain JHB chromosome 3, VPISU_Cqui_1.0_pri_paternal, whole genome shotgun sequence includes:
- the LOC6039688 gene encoding uncharacterized protein LOC6039688: MRCAVCNYYTWSYFIAFGEIFVSFKVASALLACARISELDRDIGCYDVEPIFVLLVLYNFLSLMLIIGVAKRMEKLLQIYQTCTITLKASAVVRRAVLSATEYDESNMEKTVAEMKLVIMFTLIFTLEALVVAGAVRKIRREQQEPQYYIDVV